One region of Flavobacterium sp. KACC 22763 genomic DNA includes:
- a CDS encoding quinone-dependent dihydroorotate dehydrogenase: MYKLIIRPILFCFDPEKVHYFTFSFVKFISKIPGVSAIIRSIYEVKDTRLEREVFGIKFKNPVGLAAGFDKDAKLYKELGDFGFGFIEIGTVTPVGQEGNPKKRLFRLKEDQAIINRMGFNNGGVLEAVERLKKNSGVLIGGNIGKNKVTDNDDAVKDYIICFDALFNHVDYFVVNVSSPNTPNLRALQDKEPLTALLQTLQNRNVEKQKTSTQKVKPILLKIAPDLTDEQLLDIIDIVKTTQIAGVIATNTTISREGLQSANQTETGGLSGKPLTKRSTEVIRFLSEKSNKAFPIIGVGGIHSADDAIEKLNAGASLVQLYTGFIYEGPALIKAINKKVLEQL; encoded by the coding sequence ATGTATAAATTGATAATTCGTCCGATACTTTTTTGTTTTGATCCTGAAAAAGTACATTACTTTACTTTCTCATTTGTAAAATTCATTTCAAAAATCCCTGGAGTTTCGGCAATTATAAGATCAATTTATGAAGTAAAAGACACTCGACTAGAAAGAGAAGTTTTTGGAATTAAATTCAAAAATCCAGTTGGACTTGCGGCTGGTTTTGATAAAGATGCTAAGTTGTATAAAGAACTAGGTGATTTTGGTTTTGGTTTTATCGAAATTGGAACTGTAACGCCAGTGGGACAAGAAGGAAATCCGAAAAAGCGTTTATTCCGTCTAAAAGAAGACCAAGCGATTATTAACCGAATGGGTTTTAATAATGGTGGAGTTCTAGAAGCTGTAGAACGTCTGAAAAAGAACTCAGGTGTTTTGATTGGAGGAAATATCGGAAAAAATAAAGTGACTGATAACGATGATGCCGTAAAAGATTATATCATTTGTTTTGATGCACTTTTTAATCATGTAGATTATTTTGTAGTGAATGTGAGTTCGCCAAATACACCAAATTTGAGAGCACTGCAAGATAAAGAACCATTAACGGCTTTATTGCAGACTTTACAGAACAGAAATGTTGAAAAGCAAAAAACAAGCACTCAAAAAGTAAAACCAATTCTTTTAAAAATTGCTCCAGATTTAACAGATGAGCAATTATTGGATATTATTGACATTGTAAAAACAACTCAAATTGCAGGTGTAATCGCGACAAACACAACTATTTCAAGAGAAGGTTTACAGTCTGCTAACCAAACAGAAACAGGAGGTTTGTCTGGAAAACCATTAACAAAACGCTCTACAGAAGTAATTCGTTTTCTTTCAGAAAAAAGCAATAAAGCGTTCCCTATTATTGGAGTAGGAGGAATTCATTCTGCCGATGATGCAATTGAAAAACTAAATGCAGGTGCCAGTTTGGTGCAATTATACACTGGTTTTATCTATGA